Proteins from a genomic interval of Streptomyces sp. NBC_00820:
- a CDS encoding SanA/YdcF family protein — protein MKIRRPRLPRTRRGQRRLVQAVMAGCVLALLPAAWLYVSTADRLRTAADVPRTPVAVVFGAGLWDGEPSPYLAHRLDAAARLYREGRIEVVLVTGDNSREDYDEPDAMRAYLTRHGVPGARIVSDYAGFDTWDSCVRARKIFGVHRAVLISQGFHIRRAVALCEAAGVDSYGLGVDDKHDATWYYGGTREVFAAGKAALDAVLRPDPQFLGPREHGVARAMSGAR, from the coding sequence ATGAAGATCCGCCGACCACGGCTGCCGCGCACCCGCCGGGGGCAGCGGCGGCTGGTGCAGGCCGTGATGGCCGGGTGCGTGCTGGCGCTGCTGCCGGCCGCCTGGCTCTACGTGTCGACGGCGGACCGGCTCCGTACGGCGGCGGACGTGCCGCGCACCCCGGTCGCCGTCGTCTTCGGCGCCGGCCTGTGGGACGGGGAGCCGTCTCCGTACCTCGCGCACCGGCTGGACGCGGCGGCGCGGCTGTACCGGGAGGGCCGGATCGAGGTCGTGCTCGTCACGGGTGACAACAGCCGCGAGGACTACGACGAGCCCGACGCCATGCGCGCCTACCTGACCCGGCACGGCGTGCCGGGCGCGCGGATCGTCAGCGACTACGCCGGTTTCGACACCTGGGACTCGTGCGTGCGGGCCAGGAAGATCTTCGGGGTGCACCGGGCGGTCCTGATCAGTCAGGGCTTCCACATCCGGCGGGCGGTGGCCCTGTGCGAGGCGGCGGGGGTGGACTCCTACGGCCTCGGGGTCGACGACAAGCACGACGCGACCTGGTACTACGGCGGCACCCGCGAGGTGTTCGCGGCCGGCAAGGCGGCGCTGGACGCGGTGCTCCGGCCTGATCCGCAGTTCCTGGGACCGCGGGAGCACGGGGTCGCGCGGGCGATGTCCGGGGCCCGGTGA
- a CDS encoding molybdopterin oxidoreductase family protein → METAATPTHCPYCALQCGMNLTPLPRGGVAVSERADFPVNRGALCGKGRTAAQVLSAEARLTSPLVRSRTGALVPAGWDEALDRVAGALGSVRAEHGPDAVGVFGGGGLTNEKAYALGKFARVVLGTSQIDYNGRFCMSSAAAAGTRAFGLDRGLPFPLEDIPRTGCVILVGSNLAETMPPALRFFGELRANGGTLIVVDPRRTRTAEQADLHLAPRPGTDLALALGLLHLVVAEGRTDEEYIRCRTTGWAQARAAAMAHWPEYVERITGVTVPQLRRAVRMFCEPESAMVLTARGPEQQSKGTDTVSAWINLCLATGRPGRPLSGYGCLTGQGNGQGGREHGQKADQLPGYRRLDDPAARRHVAGVWGVDPDALPGPGRSAYELLDALGTDIRALLLMGSNPVVSAPRAAHVEQRLRSLDFLAVCDVVLSETAELADVVLPVTQWAEETGTTTSLEGRVLLRRRAVTPPAGIRSDLEVLHALAARLGIEKGFPADPEEVFGELRRASAGGPADYSGITYGRLARENGVFWPCPESPGEAAGDAGDAGTTGGAGGAGTTEDAGGARTAGTARGAGTAGGAAHPGTPRLFLDRFATEDGRARFVPVSHRASAEEPDAAYPLLLTTGRVVSQYQSGAQTRRVAELNAAAPGPFVELHPRLAVRLGVTDGDPVAVTSRRGRAVAPARVTATIRPDTVFMPFHWPGEGRANTLTNPALDPASRMPEFKTCAVRVEALRTTEPTRSHPRNETGRT, encoded by the coding sequence ATGGAGACCGCCGCGACGCCCACCCACTGCCCGTACTGCGCCCTGCAGTGCGGGATGAACCTCACGCCCCTGCCGCGAGGGGGCGTGGCGGTGTCCGAGCGGGCGGACTTCCCGGTGAACCGGGGCGCGTTGTGCGGCAAGGGCCGTACGGCGGCGCAGGTGCTGTCGGCCGAGGCGCGGCTGACCTCGCCGCTGGTGCGGTCCCGGACCGGCGCGCTCGTACCGGCGGGCTGGGACGAGGCGCTGGACCGGGTCGCGGGGGCGCTGGGGTCGGTGCGCGCGGAGCACGGCCCGGACGCCGTCGGGGTGTTCGGCGGGGGCGGGCTGACGAACGAGAAGGCGTACGCGCTCGGCAAGTTCGCGCGGGTGGTGCTGGGCACCTCGCAGATCGACTACAACGGGCGGTTCTGCATGTCGTCGGCGGCGGCCGCCGGTACGAGGGCGTTCGGCCTGGACCGGGGGCTGCCCTTCCCGCTGGAGGACATCCCGCGCACGGGCTGCGTGATCCTCGTCGGCTCCAACCTCGCCGAGACGATGCCGCCGGCGCTGCGGTTCTTCGGCGAACTGCGGGCGAACGGCGGCACGTTGATCGTGGTCGACCCGCGCCGCACGCGGACCGCCGAGCAGGCGGACCTGCATCTGGCACCCCGGCCCGGCACCGATCTGGCCCTGGCGCTGGGCCTGTTGCACCTGGTGGTGGCCGAGGGGCGAACGGACGAGGAGTACATCCGGTGCCGGACGACCGGCTGGGCGCAGGCGCGGGCTGCGGCGATGGCGCACTGGCCGGAGTACGTGGAACGGATCACCGGCGTGACCGTTCCCCAACTCCGGCGAGCTGTGCGCATGTTCTGCGAGCCGGAGTCCGCGATGGTGCTGACGGCGCGCGGCCCGGAGCAGCAGTCCAAGGGCACGGACACCGTGAGCGCGTGGATCAACCTGTGCCTGGCGACCGGCCGTCCGGGACGCCCGCTGTCCGGGTACGGCTGCCTGACCGGCCAGGGCAACGGGCAGGGCGGCCGCGAACACGGCCAGAAGGCGGACCAGTTGCCCGGTTACCGCAGGCTGGACGACCCGGCGGCGCGGCGGCACGTGGCCGGGGTGTGGGGTGTGGACCCGGATGCGCTGCCCGGCCCCGGCCGCAGCGCGTACGAGCTGCTGGACGCGCTCGGCACGGACATCCGCGCACTGCTGCTGATGGGGTCCAACCCGGTCGTCTCGGCACCCCGCGCCGCCCACGTCGAGCAACGGCTGCGCTCGCTGGACTTCCTGGCGGTGTGCGATGTCGTCCTCTCGGAGACGGCGGAGCTGGCGGACGTCGTCCTGCCGGTCACCCAGTGGGCCGAGGAGACCGGCACGACGACCAGCCTGGAAGGCAGGGTCCTGCTGCGCCGCCGAGCCGTCACGCCGCCCGCCGGCATCCGCAGCGACCTGGAGGTCCTGCACGCCCTCGCCGCCCGCCTCGGCATCGAGAAGGGCTTCCCGGCCGACCCCGAGGAGGTCTTCGGCGAGCTGCGCCGGGCGAGCGCGGGTGGACCGGCGGACTACTCGGGGATCACCTACGGCAGGCTGGCACGGGAGAACGGCGTGTTCTGGCCGTGCCCGGAGAGTCCCGGCGAGGCCGCCGGGGATGCGGGGGATGCCGGGACGACGGGGGGTGCCGGGGGTGCCGGAACCACCGAGGACGCCGGGGGCGCCAGGACCGCCGGAACCGCCAGGGGTGCCGGAACCGCCGGGGGCGCCGCGCACCCCGGAACCCCCCGCCTCTTCCTCGACCGGTTCGCCACCGAGGACGGCCGGGCTCGGTTCGTCCCCGTGTCCCACCGGGCGAGCGCCGAGGAGCCGGACGCCGCGTACCCGCTGCTGCTGACCACCGGCCGGGTGGTGTCGCAGTACCAGTCCGGGGCGCAGACGCGCCGCGTGGCGGAACTGAACGCGGCCGCGCCCGGCCCGTTCGTCGAACTCCACCCACGCCTCGCCGTCCGCCTCGGTGTGACCGACGGCGACCCGGTCGCGGTGACCTCCCGGCGCGGCCGGGCCGTCGCACCGGCCCGTGTCACCGCCACCATCCGCCCCGACACCGTCTTCATGCCCTTCCACTGGCCGGGCGAGGGCCGCGCCAACACCCTCACCAACCCGGCCCTGGACCCGGCGTCCCGGATGCCGGAGTTCAAGACGTGCGCGGTACGCGTGGAAGCCCTGAGGACCACGGAGCCGACCCGATCCCATCCTCGGAACGAGACCGGGAGGACCTGA